In Brassica rapa cultivar Chiifu-401-42 chromosome A06, CAAS_Brap_v3.01, whole genome shotgun sequence, a single window of DNA contains:
- the LOC103872620 gene encoding protein indeterminate-domain 6, chloroplastic isoform X1: protein MSSSYNNTISSSSTQSFPLLAIGANNFNREETAMTMNQQRPNSVSPPPRRLRNKPGNPSPDAEVIALTPEEIMATNRFQCEVCEKGFQRQQNLQLHRRGHNLPFNLKQKSDEEIRRKVYVCPEPTCVYHDPSRALGDLTGIKKHYCRKHGEKKFKCEKCDKFYAVESDCKAHSKICGTKEYRCVCGTKFSRSDSYETHRAFCEALAQESAGNPNLSFTEMLAAAGGSDGSSRDGLHGGASSALSHNHFGDNSNSGFAPPGAGFNLNRSSSPKFEDFFPQSTNPNHGPTTNFPMQYPSNQGLLARNDQNLMNQHGLINNNNVPSAQLRGSSVAANNFGGSGNVNFQGQMNSLAATSGQQGRPGSSIFDHRLGNNLVSGSTRIKAQPNTSERAHLHQRSSSQQDQVLSSSVTERLSTESTSQLPIHNSFALLSICCAG from the exons ATGTCTTCATCGTACAACAACACAATTTCATCATCCTCCACTCAGTCTTTCCCCCTCTTAGCCATCGGAGCAAACAACTTTAACCGTGAAGAGACGGCGATGACAATGAATCAACAACGTCCCAACTCCGTTTCTCCACCACCCAGGAGACTAAGAAACAAACCAGGAAACCCAA GTCCAGATGCTGAAGTGATAGCCTTGACTCCCGAGGAGATAATGGCGACGAACAGGTTCCAATGTGAAGTATGCGAAAAAGGATTTCAAAGACAACAGAATCTCCAGCTTCACAGGAGAGGACACAACCTTCCATTTAACCTGAAACAAAAGTCTGACGAAGAAATAAGGAGGAAGGTGTATGTTTGTCCCGAGCCCACGTGCGTCTACCATGATCCGTCACGTGCTCTCGGAGACCTCACAGGAATCAAGAAGCATTATTGCCGGAAGCACGGTGAGAAGAAGTTTAAATGCGAGAAATGTGATAAGTTTTACGCTGTAGAATCTGATTGCAAAGCCCACTCTAAGATTTGTGGTACCAAAGAGTATCGATGTGTTTGTGGTACCAAATTCTCAAG AAGCGACAGTTACGAGACGCATAGGGCATTCTGTGAGGCATTAGCACAAGAGTCAGCAGGAAACCCTAACTTGAGCTTCACGGAAATGTTAGCAGCCGCTGGTGGAAGTGATGGCAGTAGCAGAGATGGCTTACACGGCGGTGCTTCTTCTGCCCTCTCTCACAACCATTTTGGTGACAACTCAAACTCTGGTTTTGCCCCTCCAGGCGCAGGTTTCAATCTGAACCGTTCATCGTCCCCAAAGTTTGAAGACTTTTTTCCTCAGTCCACAAACCCTAACCATGGTCCTACTACTAATTTCCCCATGCAATACCCTTCGAACCAAGGACTATTGGCACGGAACGACCAGAATCTCATGAACCAACACGGTCtgatcaacaacaacaacgttCCTTCTGCTCAGCTTAGAGGGTCAAGTGTGGCCGCTAATAACTTTGGAGGCAGTGGTAATGTAAACTTTCAAGGTCAAATGAACTCTCTAGCTGCGACAAGTGGTCAACAAGGCCGGCCCGGTAGCAGCATTTTCGACCATCGTTTGGGAAACAATCTTGTTAGTGGATCTACGCGAATCAAGGCCCAGCCCAATACGAGCGAGAGAGCCCACCTTCATCAACGGTCATCTTCTCAACAAGATCAAGTCTTGTCGTCTTCTGTAACAGAGAGGCTCAGTACGGAGTCAACCTCACAGCTCCCGATTCACAATTCATTTGCTCTTCTGTCAATATGCTGCGCTGGCTAG